A region of Chlamydia crocodili DNA encodes the following proteins:
- a CDS encoding aspartate aminotransferase family protein: MAVIDETTMTYADACRYFPGGVNSPIRACIPVGIVPPIVYSASRDIFIDSFGKNFIDFCGSWGSLIHGHSHPKILDAICTAASQGTSYGLTSENEISLAATLLSCLKLQDHKLRFVSSGTEATMTSVRLACGATKRSVIIKFLGCYHGHSDILLKGISIDESNLMEVSLIVDRYFSSDPCLPLTLILPYNDVKIFEEVMQKIGERVACVIFEPIAINMGVILPESGWIESIITTCRCYSALSIMDEVVTGFRMGIQGMRSILDAIPDITVYGKILGGGMPVAALLAHESIMDYLMPLGTVFQAGTLSGNPIAMAAGKASVELCQEIDFYPRLKKLAEEFLSPIEDTIRSKGFPVTLVKAGSMFSLFFRETPPKNFYDVQQCDQETFGVFYRYVFSQGVYLSPASMEASFISAVHSKENLAYTQNVLIDSLVKTFESI, encoded by the coding sequence ATGGCGGTTATTGATGAAACAACAATGACATATGCTGATGCTTGTCGCTATTTTCCTGGAGGAGTAAATTCTCCAATACGTGCATGCATTCCTGTAGGGATTGTTCCTCCCATTGTCTATAGTGCTTCTCGAGATATTTTTATAGATAGTTTCGGAAAAAATTTTATTGATTTTTGTGGATCTTGGGGATCATTAATCCATGGCCATAGCCATCCAAAAATTTTAGATGCGATTTGTACTGCAGCATCTCAAGGGACCTCTTATGGCCTCACTTCAGAAAATGAAATTTCTCTAGCAGCTACCTTACTGTCTTGTTTGAAGTTACAAGATCATAAACTACGTTTTGTTTCTTCAGGAACGGAAGCTACAATGACCTCTGTACGTCTTGCTTGTGGAGCAACTAAACGCTCGGTGATTATTAAATTTTTGGGATGTTACCACGGACATTCTGATATTCTATTAAAAGGAATTTCTATAGATGAGAGTAACCTTATGGAAGTTTCTCTTATCGTAGATAGATACTTTTCTTCGGATCCTTGTCTACCTCTTACGTTAATTTTACCCTACAATGATGTAAAAATTTTTGAAGAAGTAATGCAGAAAATAGGAGAACGTGTTGCTTGCGTGATCTTCGAACCTATAGCCATCAATATGGGTGTTATTCTTCCAGAATCTGGATGGATTGAGAGTATTATAACTACATGTCGATGTTATTCAGCTTTATCGATTATGGACGAAGTCGTCACAGGATTTCGTATGGGAATTCAGGGCATGCGTTCTATCCTCGATGCGATTCCTGATATTACTGTATATGGTAAGATTTTAGGTGGAGGTATGCCTGTCGCTGCACTCTTAGCTCATGAAAGTATTATGGATTATTTGATGCCTTTGGGAACAGTATTTCAAGCAGGAACTCTATCAGGAAATCCTATTGCTATGGCTGCAGGAAAAGCGTCTGTGGAGCTTTGCCAGGAGATAGATTTTTATCCCAGGTTGAAAAAGCTCGCAGAAGAGTTCTTATCTCCTATAGAAGATACAATCCGTTCTAAAGGATTCCCAGTCACATTAGTAAAAGCGGGTTCTATGTTCTCATTATTCTTTAGAGAAACACCTCCGAAGAATTTCTATGATGTGCAGCAATGTGACCAGGAAACATTCGGTGTATTTTATCGGTATGTATTTTCTCAAGGGGTGTATTTATCTCCTGCTTCTATGGAAGCGAGTTTCATTTCTGCTGTACATAGTAAAGAAAATCTAGCCTATACGCAAAATGTGCTTATTGATAGTTTAGTGAAAACATTCGAAAGCATTTAA
- a CDS encoding DUF1389 domain-containing protein: MTLNNIFPHIQSPSCLPLMNLGKKTRGVLDTLCKHAITITGIFCLICAVSLLSVVIYGFAHPLLVTGVALSLVIVGIVSALALRYAMRELKHPLPSGFRSLIKETYPQIIYDLVFTKALTFREFRAVVSGLSSGNFHFPSEDCKNRVESFGFERLQKACEGVMLPNLEKILLKNCPLYLINKFIHLGPIEFPEAEHMEPTVYWVNRVGLSDINQTAFHPFVWLLARLTSEEEYNILCQHARDNTWRDVRSLVEALYTRFRMYLENENVKGFERRESWLLEDLNGSRAPWLLALCKHGITWEQLQLFKDIECCQLSFLHTFDTSRVGGILMELLLVVSQYINEENIKDFDPHITLLTLKEWMHFYRHDSHRLYGFHKGVLEFFNKHSKHNLQKPKLSSFHLHYYLMDPNTGVRYR; the protein is encoded by the coding sequence ATGACTTTAAACAACATATTCCCTCATATACAATCTCCTTCTTGTTTACCCTTAATGAATCTAGGAAAGAAAACACGCGGCGTATTGGATACATTGTGTAAGCATGCTATAACTATAACGGGCATATTTTGTCTTATCTGTGCTGTAAGCTTGCTGTCGGTAGTTATCTATGGATTTGCTCATCCCCTACTTGTAACGGGTGTAGCTTTATCTTTAGTTATTGTGGGAATAGTAAGTGCTTTGGCATTACGCTACGCAATGCGTGAGTTAAAACATCCTCTTCCTTCTGGGTTTCGTTCTTTGATAAAAGAAACTTATCCCCAAATTATTTACGATCTCGTGTTTACGAAAGCTCTTACCTTTAGAGAGTTTCGTGCTGTTGTATCCGGATTATCCTCAGGAAATTTTCATTTCCCCTCTGAAGACTGTAAGAATAGAGTAGAATCATTTGGTTTTGAGCGTTTGCAAAAGGCCTGTGAGGGTGTAATGCTTCCTAATCTAGAGAAGATCCTCTTAAAGAATTGTCCTTTATACTTGATAAATAAGTTTATTCACCTTGGTCCTATAGAATTTCCTGAGGCTGAACATATGGAACCTACTGTGTATTGGGTGAATCGAGTAGGTTTATCAGATATAAACCAAACAGCATTTCATCCTTTTGTTTGGTTATTAGCACGTCTTACTTCTGAAGAAGAATACAACATACTATGCCAACATGCACGAGACAATACTTGGCGAGATGTACGTAGTCTTGTTGAAGCGTTATATACACGATTTAGAATGTATTTAGAAAATGAAAATGTAAAAGGATTTGAAAGAAGAGAATCATGGTTATTAGAGGATCTCAATGGGTCTCGAGCTCCTTGGTTGCTGGCATTATGTAAACATGGGATTACATGGGAGCAATTACAGCTGTTTAAAGATATAGAATGTTGCCAACTCAGCTTCCTTCACACTTTCGATACATCTCGTGTTGGAGGTATTCTTATGGAGCTATTACTCGTTGTTTCTCAATACATCAATGAGGAGAATATAAAAGATTTTGACCCTCATATTACTTTACTTACATTGAAAGAATGGATGCACTTCTATCGCCACGACTCGCATCGTCTTTACGGTTTTCATAAGGGGGTCTTGGAATTTTTTAACAAACACAGTAAACATAATCTACAAAAACCGAAACTTTCTTCGTTTCATCTTCATTACTATCTCATGGATCCAAATACGGGAGTAAGATATCGCTAA
- a CDS encoding DUF1389 domain-containing protein: MRLDNQRPMGSQVGNRATTPSVSNTFAKSKISYALITLVTLFAIGIIALSVAIPVLGLTISLGLPLIAAAAFGCITALIGLQRIHAHRRNRIVENKNIPNKLRERIFAKYPRAFVSHINKQDGSTATVCVLDKYNLSFAQLYRLGVLASGADIDPFTDSQELIAAFNSLSQESRENLKTLMRNGELDLDSIIEENCPCYWLETFSSKVLQDYNSDILNSLITGQMAFSGIFHPQYLPVFSSISMQDYRTLSAAMDQSMYTIWKEDVNVKAIIDTALATQPSLSRADREEFLIWLYSGLGICTLNTEAKALLKDLSDRKGQYLNKFSKKQIWNRILDISTDIDDVEFQPSLAYKTWEEWV; the protein is encoded by the coding sequence ATGAGACTAGATAATCAAAGACCTATGGGCTCTCAGGTAGGAAATAGAGCTACCACGCCCTCTGTTTCTAATACATTTGCTAAATCTAAAATTTCCTACGCTTTAATAACATTAGTCACACTATTTGCCATTGGGATAATAGCTCTTTCTGTTGCTATTCCTGTATTGGGCTTAACAATTAGCTTAGGGCTGCCTTTAATTGCTGCAGCAGCTTTTGGCTGTATTACTGCATTAATTGGGCTACAGCGTATTCATGCGCATAGAAGAAACCGTATTGTCGAAAATAAGAACATCCCTAATAAATTACGTGAGAGAATTTTTGCTAAATATCCTCGAGCTTTCGTATCTCATATAAATAAGCAAGATGGTTCTACAGCTACAGTTTGTGTGTTAGATAAATACAATTTATCATTTGCTCAGCTTTATAGATTAGGGGTTTTAGCTTCGGGAGCAGATATAGATCCCTTTACAGATTCTCAAGAATTAATCGCAGCCTTTAATAGTTTATCTCAAGAATCTCGAGAAAATTTGAAAACCCTAATGCGTAATGGTGAATTGGATTTAGATTCTATTATTGAAGAAAATTGCCCATGTTATTGGCTGGAAACTTTTTCTTCTAAGGTGCTTCAAGATTATAACAGTGATATCTTAAATAGTTTAATCACTGGACAGATGGCATTTTCAGGAATTTTTCACCCTCAATATTTACCGGTATTTTCTTCAATAAGCATGCAAGACTATCGAACATTATCTGCAGCTATGGATCAATCCATGTATACTATCTGGAAAGAAGATGTTAATGTAAAAGCCATAATAGATACAGCCTTGGCCACACAACCTTCTTTATCTAGAGCAGATAGAGAAGAGTTTCTGATTTGGCTATATTCAGGACTAGGGATTTGTACGTTAAATACAGAAGCAAAAGCTTTGCTAAAAGATCTTAGCGATCGTAAAGGTCAGTACTTAAATAAATTTTCAAAAAAACAGATTTGGAATCGTATTTTAGATATATCTACAGATATCGATGATGTTGAATTTCAACCTAGCCTTGCTTATAAAACCTGGGAAGAGTGGGTATAA
- the rpiA gene encoding ribose 5-phosphate isomerase A: MKEDPYLEVKRHLAREAAALVTSGMLLGLGSGSTSREFIKAVSAKQKRENLDIRAVASSKESYSLASSLGIPLIDDEEFTETDLAVDGADEIDPQLRMIKGGGGAMFREKILLQSSRRCLILADESKSVEVLGKFGVPVEISPFGRSSIVAALANLGYQGNLRKNPRGGLFITNNGNYIYDIHTPNVYPHPEEDLLKLLQIHGIIEVGFVIANVEVWFGYTNGQIGKKITGKV, from the coding sequence GTGAAAGAAGATCCCTATTTAGAAGTAAAAAGACATTTAGCTCGTGAAGCTGCTGCTTTAGTAACCTCCGGAATGCTTTTGGGATTGGGGAGTGGTTCAACCTCTAGAGAGTTCATTAAGGCTGTTTCTGCAAAGCAAAAACGGGAAAACCTAGATATTCGTGCTGTAGCGTCTTCAAAAGAATCCTACTCTCTAGCAAGTAGTTTAGGTATTCCTTTGATTGATGATGAAGAATTCACTGAAACAGATCTTGCTGTTGATGGTGCTGATGAGATAGATCCCCAACTGCGTATGATCAAAGGTGGAGGTGGAGCTATGTTTCGAGAAAAGATTCTACTACAATCGAGTCGGCGATGTTTAATACTTGCTGATGAGAGTAAAAGTGTTGAGGTCTTAGGAAAATTTGGTGTGCCTGTCGAGATTAGTCCTTTTGGAAGGTCTTCTATTGTTGCTGCGTTGGCAAATCTTGGATATCAGGGGAATTTAAGAAAGAATCCTCGCGGAGGACTTTTTATTACTAATAACGGGAATTATATTTACGATATTCATACCCCGAATGTATATCCTCATCCCGAGGAAGATCTTCTGAAGCTATTACAAATTCATGGTATTATTGAAGTGGGGTTTGTTATAGCAAATGTAGAGGTATGGTTTGGTTATACCAACGGTCAGATTGGTAAGAAGATTACTGGTAAAGTATGA
- a CDS encoding ATP-dependent Clp protease ATP-binding subunit, producing MDKISDAVSEALEKAFELAKSAKNPYVSENHFLKCLLENTESLFYLIIKDIHSNPKLLISAVDEALSLEPSVVEGDAMPKPSPGLQSLLLDAKHEAKDLGDEYLSGDHMLLAFWKSNKEPFASWKKTVKISLDDLKKLIINIRRGNRMDSPSAENNLRGLEKYCKNLTSLAKEGKLDPVIGRDEEIRRTVQVLSRRTKNNPMLIGEPGVGKTAIAEGLALRIVQGDIPESLKGKQLYVLDMGALIAGAKYRGEFEERLKSVLKDVESVDGESILFIDEVHTLVGAGATDGAMDAANLLKPALARGTLHCIGATTLNEYQKYIEKDAALERRFQPIFVTEPSLEDAVFILRGLREKYEIFHGVRITEGALNAAVLLSYRYIPDRFLPDKAIDLIDEAASLIRMQIGSLPLPIDEKERELAALIVKQEAIKREKAPSYQEEAEAMQQSIEQLKEELAALRLRWDEEKKLIAGLKEKKNSLENMKFSEEEAERVADYNRVAELRYSLIPALEEEIRQDEEALNQRDNRLLQEEVDERLIAQVVANWTGIPIQKMLEGEAEKLLVLEESLEERVVGQPFAIAAVSDSIRAARVGLSDPQRPLGVFLFLGPTGVGKTELAKALADLLFNKEEAMVRFDMTEYMEKHSVSKLIGSPPGYVGYEEGGSLSEALRRRPYSVVLFDEIEKADKEVFNILLQIFDEGILTDSKKRKVNCKNALFIMTSNIGSQELADYCAKKGSEVSKETVLSVVAPTLKKYFSPEFINRIDDILPFVPLNTEDIVKIVGIQMRRVAQRLLERRVTLTWDDSVILYLSEQGYDSSFGARPLKRLIQQKVVTLLSKALLKGDIKSDTSIELTMSKDVLLFKKVEG from the coding sequence ATGGATAAGATATCGGATGCGGTAAGCGAGGCTCTAGAAAAAGCTTTTGAGCTCGCTAAATCAGCAAAAAATCCTTACGTAAGTGAAAACCATTTCCTCAAATGTCTTTTAGAGAATACGGAATCGCTATTTTATTTGATAATTAAGGATATTCACAGCAATCCCAAATTACTTATTTCTGCAGTAGATGAAGCGCTTTCTTTAGAACCTTCAGTTGTTGAAGGAGACGCAATGCCTAAGCCTTCACCAGGACTGCAAAGTCTACTATTAGATGCGAAGCATGAGGCTAAAGATCTCGGAGATGAATACCTTTCTGGAGATCATATGTTATTAGCTTTTTGGAAATCCAACAAGGAGCCTTTCGCTTCTTGGAAAAAAACGGTAAAAATATCCTTAGACGATCTTAAAAAACTCATTATTAATATAAGGCGTGGCAATCGTATGGACTCTCCTAGCGCGGAAAATAATCTTCGGGGCCTAGAAAAGTATTGTAAGAATCTAACTTCATTAGCGAAAGAAGGAAAGTTAGATCCTGTGATTGGTAGAGATGAAGAAATTCGTCGTACTGTTCAAGTGTTATCGCGAAGAACTAAGAATAACCCCATGCTTATAGGTGAACCAGGAGTAGGAAAGACAGCAATTGCTGAGGGATTGGCTCTGCGTATTGTTCAGGGGGATATACCAGAAAGCTTAAAAGGCAAACAGCTTTATGTTTTAGATATGGGGGCGTTAATTGCAGGAGCAAAATATCGCGGGGAATTCGAAGAACGATTAAAAAGTGTTCTTAAAGATGTAGAATCTGTTGATGGCGAGAGTATTTTATTTATTGATGAAGTGCATACTCTTGTGGGCGCTGGTGCTACTGACGGAGCTATGGATGCTGCAAATTTATTAAAGCCTGCTTTAGCACGTGGCACCCTGCATTGCATTGGTGCCACAACTCTTAATGAATATCAGAAGTATATTGAGAAAGATGCTGCCTTAGAAAGGCGTTTCCAACCTATTTTTGTAACAGAGCCTTCTTTAGAAGACGCGGTGTTCATTCTTCGCGGTCTTCGTGAGAAGTATGAAATTTTCCATGGCGTACGTATTACTGAGGGAGCATTAAATGCTGCTGTCCTTCTCTCCTATAGATATATCCCAGATCGTTTTCTTCCCGATAAGGCAATTGACTTAATAGACGAAGCCGCAAGTTTGATTCGTATGCAAATTGGTAGTCTACCCCTGCCAATTGATGAGAAAGAACGAGAACTTGCGGCTTTGATTGTTAAGCAAGAAGCTATAAAGCGTGAAAAAGCTCCGTCATATCAAGAAGAAGCTGAGGCTATGCAACAGTCTATAGAGCAACTTAAAGAAGAGCTCGCAGCTTTACGATTGCGTTGGGATGAGGAAAAGAAACTCATTGCAGGTCTTAAAGAAAAGAAAAATTCTTTAGAAAATATGAAATTTTCTGAAGAAGAAGCTGAACGTGTTGCGGACTACAATCGTGTTGCGGAGCTACGTTATAGCTTAATTCCCGCTCTTGAAGAAGAAATACGCCAAGATGAGGAAGCTTTAAATCAAAGAGATAATCGTTTGCTTCAAGAAGAGGTGGATGAACGTCTTATTGCTCAAGTAGTGGCAAATTGGACAGGAATTCCTATTCAAAAGATGTTAGAAGGTGAAGCTGAAAAACTTCTTGTTTTGGAAGAATCTTTGGAGGAGCGTGTTGTAGGTCAGCCATTTGCCATTGCAGCAGTTAGTGATTCTATACGCGCTGCACGTGTAGGACTTAGTGATCCGCAACGTCCTTTAGGAGTGTTCTTATTTTTAGGACCTACAGGAGTAGGAAAAACAGAGCTTGCCAAGGCTCTAGCTGATCTTTTGTTTAATAAAGAAGAAGCTATGGTGCGTTTCGATATGACTGAATATATGGAAAAGCATTCCGTATCTAAATTGATAGGATCTCCTCCAGGTTATGTGGGTTATGAAGAAGGAGGAAGTCTTTCTGAAGCTTTACGCCGACGCCCTTATTCCGTAGTGCTTTTCGATGAAATCGAAAAAGCAGATAAGGAAGTCTTTAATATTCTCCTACAAATTTTTGATGAAGGAATTCTTACAGATAGTAAGAAGCGTAAGGTAAACTGTAAAAACGCTTTATTTATTATGACTTCAAACATAGGTTCTCAAGAACTTGCTGATTACTGTGCGAAAAAAGGGAGTGAGGTAAGTAAGGAAACCGTATTATCCGTAGTTGCTCCCACATTAAAAAAATACTTCAGCCCAGAGTTCATCAACCGTATTGACGATATCCTACCTTTTGTTCCTTTAAATACCGAAGATATTGTTAAAATAGTCGGTATTCAAATGCGTAGGGTTGCACAACGTTTATTGGAAAGACGGGTAACGTTAACTTGGGATGATTCTGTGATCCTTTATTTAAGTGAGCAGGGTTATGATAGTTCTTTTGGGGCGCGGCCTTTAAAACGGCTAATTCAACAAAAAGTAGTTACGCTATTATCAAAAGCTTTGCTTAAAGGTGATATCAAATCTGATACTTCTATAGAGCTTACGATGTCTAAAGACGTCTTGCTATTCAAAAAAGTAGAAGGTTAG
- a CDS encoding ABC transporter ATP-binding protein has protein sequence MVEPWISVDRIYKSYCNTEGQGHMVLHGISLQVFPDELLVILGKSGTGKSVLLRHIMGLEIPDSGEVRYAKELTHKGRLKDLTIGMVFQGGALFDFLSVRENVAFGLHAYNERHKIFSKGEINAKVDQALENVGLSYASEFMPNKLSGGMVKRVALARSLIYSPKLVLYDEPTAGLDPMTSREMTHLIFRLRKEQGIGGIVITHDIALALTLADRIAIHHEGTIPHIYTKEEFIQTKDVLAKQFLASQCNMPIKEG, from the coding sequence ATGGTAGAGCCCTGGATTTCTGTAGATCGTATTTATAAGAGTTATTGCAATACCGAAGGTCAAGGTCATATGGTATTGCATGGGATTTCCTTGCAGGTATTTCCAGACGAGCTCTTAGTGATTTTAGGTAAATCTGGGACTGGGAAAAGTGTCCTTCTTCGTCATATTATGGGATTAGAGATTCCTGATTCTGGAGAGGTACGTTATGCCAAGGAACTTACTCATAAAGGACGTTTAAAAGATCTCACCATTGGTATGGTATTTCAGGGTGGCGCCCTTTTTGATTTTCTTTCTGTGAGAGAAAATGTGGCTTTCGGTCTTCATGCATATAATGAACGTCATAAGATATTTTCTAAAGGTGAGATAAACGCTAAAGTAGATCAAGCTTTAGAGAACGTAGGATTAAGTTATGCTTCGGAGTTTATGCCAAACAAGTTGTCGGGAGGCATGGTCAAGCGTGTCGCTTTAGCACGTTCTTTGATTTATTCTCCTAAACTTGTTCTTTATGACGAGCCTACAGCAGGATTAGATCCCATGACGAGTCGGGAAATGACTCATCTGATTTTCCGTTTGCGTAAGGAACAGGGAATCGGAGGAATTGTTATTACTCACGATATAGCATTAGCATTAACTCTTGCAGATCGTATCGCTATTCATCATGAAGGAACAATTCCCCATATCTATACAAAGGAAGAGTTTATACAGACAAAGGATGTGCTGGCAAAGCAATTTCTTGCTAGTCAATGTAACATGCCGATTAAGGAGGGCTAG
- a CDS encoding YqgE/AlgH family protein, which yields MAKIPYAILEKGSLLLASPDTDQGVFARSVILLCEHSLNGSFGLILNKTLGLEISDDIFTFDKVSNNNIRFCMGGPLQANQMMLLHSCSEIPEQTLEICPSVYLGGDLSFLQEIAASDTGPTINLCFGYSGWQAGQLEREFLDGNWFLAPASYEYVFADNPENLWSMILKDLGGKYASLSTVPENLLLN from the coding sequence ATGGCAAAAATTCCCTATGCTATTTTAGAGAAAGGTTCATTGTTATTGGCTTCTCCTGATACGGATCAGGGGGTCTTTGCTCGCAGTGTAATTTTATTATGTGAGCATAGTCTTAATGGTTCGTTTGGACTGATTTTAAATAAGACATTAGGCTTGGAGATATCAGATGATATTTTTACTTTTGATAAGGTGTCTAATAACAATATCCGTTTTTGTATGGGAGGTCCCCTACAGGCGAATCAAATGATGCTTTTGCATTCCTGTTCTGAAATTCCTGAACAAACATTAGAAATCTGTCCTTCTGTATATTTGGGAGGAGATCTATCTTTTTTACAAGAGATCGCTGCTAGTGATACGGGGCCTACGATAAATTTATGTTTTGGTTATAGTGGTTGGCAGGCAGGACAATTAGAAAGGGAATTTTTAGACGGGAATTGGTTTTTAGCTCCTGCAAGTTATGAGTATGTATTTGCTGATAATCCTGAAAATCTTTGGTCTATGATTCTTAAAGATTTGGGAGGGAAATATGCATCGCTATCAACAGTCCCTGAAAATCTTTTGCTGAATTAG
- a CDS encoding MlaE family ABC transporter permease, with translation MEAKKRSRIFRILCLFPLELGRWIGFTCAVIKSFSWKKSLFQSASIQGYDIGVASLPVVMLTGAVTGVVLALQSYYQLGVHGLSCAIGFFVVKSILVEIGPVLTALALSGRVGGAISAFLGTMRMTEQVSAMETLGVNPLAYFALPRIIAGIIAMPALVIAAVWSGIFCGYLLCRYAFQLPAQVYLHMVSGNVFVSDIVMVIVKSLVFGFIITSLACYQGLGKHCRITNVAKVTTAGVVTSYISILFANCVITSFFHVLGY, from the coding sequence ATGGAGGCAAAAAAACGTTCTCGTATTTTCCGTATACTATGTTTATTTCCTTTGGAATTAGGCAGATGGATAGGTTTTACCTGTGCGGTAATAAAAAGTTTCTCATGGAAGAAAAGTTTATTTCAGTCTGCAAGTATACAGGGGTATGATATTGGTGTTGCCTCCCTGCCTGTAGTTATGCTTACAGGAGCTGTTACGGGAGTTGTTTTAGCTCTACAATCCTATTATCAATTAGGTGTTCATGGCTTATCCTGTGCTATAGGATTTTTTGTTGTAAAAAGTATTCTAGTGGAAATAGGTCCCGTACTGACTGCTCTTGCTCTTTCTGGAAGAGTAGGAGGGGCAATTTCTGCATTCTTAGGAACTATGCGCATGACTGAACAAGTTAGTGCTATGGAAACTTTAGGGGTGAATCCTTTAGCCTATTTTGCACTACCAAGAATCATTGCGGGCATTATTGCTATGCCCGCGTTGGTAATTGCTGCAGTGTGGTCAGGAATTTTTTGTGGCTATTTACTATGTCGTTATGCCTTCCAACTTCCTGCTCAGGTCTATTTACATATGGTATCTGGAAATGTATTTGTATCCGATATTGTAATGGTAATTGTTAAATCACTAGTATTCGGATTTATTATTACGTCTTTAGCCTGTTATCAGGGATTAGGGAAGCATTGTCGCATTACAAATGTGGCGAAGGTGACTACAGCAGGAGTTGTTACTTCGTATATTTCTATCTTATTTGCTAATTGCGTGATTACATCATTCTTTCATGTTCTAGGTTACTAG
- a CDS encoding bifunctional nuclease family protein, whose protein sequence is MSIEKELLQDTPLVLLNFYKLVSFCHYAGIILGTDEKKFAIYGHVSMGQAFQNSDPSHFSLSRPLTHDLLNFVFSGFDIHVARVVISDYKDNVFYTRMFLEQKQGDFLYITDVDARPSDSIPLALTHKVPILCVKSVFDAVVAYEE, encoded by the coding sequence ATGAGTATAGAGAAAGAATTGCTCCAAGATACCCCTTTGGTTTTACTTAACTTTTACAAGTTAGTTAGCTTTTGTCATTACGCAGGAATTATCTTGGGTACCGATGAGAAGAAATTTGCGATATACGGACATGTATCGATGGGACAAGCATTTCAGAATTCTGATCCCTCACACTTTTCTTTATCACGACCACTAACTCATGATCTCCTAAATTTTGTTTTCTCAGGTTTTGATATTCATGTAGCGCGTGTTGTCATAAGTGATTACAAAGATAATGTATTTTACACACGCATGTTTTTAGAGCAAAAACAAGGAGATTTTCTCTATATCACAGATGTTGATGCTCGCCCTAGCGACAGTATTCCCTTAGCGCTTACACACAAAGTTCCTATTCTTTGTGTGAAATCTGTATTTGATGCTGTCGTAGCTTACGAAGAATAA
- a CDS encoding MlaD family protein, which produces MSKEDRKSIFFGLFLCVGMLGLFSVMLFTPKSRGDGKQEIHVAFTHLSGVSKGMNVCLAGKIIGSVASVQNIMDRGISGKSGELYCYELVLKIDSGVSLYKDDTFAMYSPKIIGESIVNIIPGKTRGEYNRLYTQDLVYGHNIDPIEKLIQFVDKADKALGKLEAETVNLYSKISTLLDEEKDSSLVKQARLATESIHKSANRLADCLDSARIGRIDGLMEDCKDITAAVKDYGLLYQYNSQWKKQQRVKDKKKQNCEQQGIALENR; this is translated from the coding sequence GTGTCTAAAGAAGATCGTAAATCAATATTTTTTGGATTATTTCTTTGTGTGGGGATGTTAGGTTTGTTTTCTGTAATGCTATTTACTCCTAAAAGTCGCGGAGATGGCAAGCAAGAAATCCATGTAGCTTTTACTCATCTTAGTGGTGTGAGCAAGGGAATGAATGTTTGTCTTGCAGGGAAGATAATTGGTTCCGTAGCTTCTGTACAAAACATTATGGATAGAGGGATCTCTGGAAAGTCTGGAGAGCTTTATTGTTATGAATTGGTATTAAAAATCGATTCAGGAGTTTCTCTATATAAAGATGATACTTTTGCTATGTATTCCCCCAAAATCATAGGAGAGTCTATTGTAAACATTATTCCTGGGAAGACAAGAGGAGAGTATAATCGTCTTTATACTCAGGATTTAGTTTACGGACATAATATTGATCCTATTGAGAAATTGATACAATTTGTTGATAAAGCGGATAAGGCATTAGGGAAACTAGAAGCTGAAACTGTGAATCTCTATTCTAAAATATCAACTTTACTCGATGAAGAAAAAGATTCTTCGTTAGTGAAACAGGCTCGATTAGCAACAGAATCTATACACAAGAGCGCTAATAGATTAGCGGATTGTTTAGATAGTGCACGTATCGGACGTATCGATGGGTTAATGGAAGATTGTAAGGATATTACTGCTGCTGTTAAAGATTACGGATTACTATATCAGTACAACTCGCAATGGAAAAAACAGCAGAGAGTAAAAGATAAGAAAAAACAGAATTGTGAGCAGCAAGGAATCGCTTTGGAAAATAGGTAG